A genomic region of Saccopteryx bilineata isolate mSacBil1 chromosome 1, mSacBil1_pri_phased_curated, whole genome shotgun sequence contains the following coding sequences:
- the SLC39A7 gene encoding zinc transporter SLC39A7 yields the protein MARGLGAPHWVTVGLLTCAALGLLVAGHGGHGDLHEDFHGHSHSHEDSHHGHSHAHGHGHTHESIWHGHTHGHDHGHSHEDLHHGHAHKHSHGGHGEAPGIKQELDTVTLWAYALGATVLISAAPFFILFLIPVESNSPRHRSLLQILLSFASGGLLGDAFLHLIPHALEPHSHQLQEQPGHGHSHSGQGPILSVGLWVLSGIVAFLVVEKFVRHAKGGDGHSHGHGHTHGSHGRQERSSKEKQNSEEEEKEAGGLRKRRGGGPGPRDGPARPQNSEEEKAGSDLRVSGYLNLAADLAHNFTDGLAIGASFRGGRGLGILTTLTVLLHEVPHEVGDFAILVQSGCSKKQAMRLQLLTAIGALAGTACALLPEGGAVGSEVAGGAGPGWILPFTAGGFIYIATVSVLPELLREASPVQSLLEVLGLLGGVVMMVLIAHLE from the exons ATGGCCAGAGGCCTGGGGGCGCCCCACTGGGTGACCGTGGGACTGCTGACCTGCGCGGCCTTGGGGCTGCTAGTGGCCGGACACGGGGGCCATGGAGACCTGCACGAGGACTTCCATGGCCACAGCCACTCACATGAGGATTCCCACCATGGACACAGCCACGCCCACGGCCATGGCCACACTCACGAGAGCATCTGGCATGGGCATACCCACGGTCATGACCATGGACATTCACATGAGGATTTGCACCATGGACATGCCCATAAACACAGCCATGGAGGCCATGGGGAGGCTCCAGGAATCAAGCAGGAACTGGACACTGTCACTCTCTGGGCCTAT GCACTGGGGGCCACAGTGCTGATCTCTGCAGCTCCATTTTtcatcctcttcctcatccctgtGGAGTCAAACTCCCCCCGGCACCGCTCTCTGCTCCAGATCTTGCTCAGTTTTGCTTCTGGTGGGCTCCTGGGAGATGCCTTCCTGCACCTCATCCCTCATGCTCTGG aACCTCATTCTCACCAGCTTCAGGAGCAGCCAGGACATGGACACTCCCACAGTG gccagggccccattctCTCGGTAGGACTGTGGGTCCTCAGTGGAATTGTCGCCTTTCTTGTGGTGGAGAAATTTGTGAGACATGCAAAAGGAGGAGATGGACACAGTCATGGCCACGGTCACACACACGGAAGTCATGGAAGACAGG AGCGTTcttcaaaagagaaacagaactcagaagaagaagaaaaggaagcaggGGGGTTGAGGAAACGGAGAGGAGGGGGCCCAGGGCCCAGAGATGGTCCAGCGAGACCTCAGAACTCTGAAGAGGAGAAAGCAGGCTCAG ACCTGCGCGTGTCCGGATACTTGAATCTGGCTGCTGACCTGGCGCACAACTTCACAGATGGTCTGGCCATTGGTGCTTCATTTCGAGGgggccgggggttggggatcCTGACCACATTGACTGTCCTGCTACATGAAGTGCCCCATGAAGTCGGGGACTTTGCCATCTTGGTCCAGTCTGGCTGCAGCAAAAAGCAG GCGATGCGTCTGCAACTACTCACGGCCATAGGGGCACTGGCAGGCACAGCCTGTGCCCTCCTGCCTGAAggaggagcagtgggcagcgaAGTTGCAGGtggtgcaggccctggctggatccTGCCGTTCACAGCAGGTGGCTTCATCTACATAGCCACGGTGTCCGTGCTGCCTGAGCTGCTGAGGGAGGCATCGCCAGTGCAGTCGCTTCTGGAGGTGCTGGGACTGCTGGGGGGAGTTGTCATGATGGTGCTGATTGCCCACCTCGAGTAA
- the HSD17B8 gene encoding (3R)-3-hydroxyacyl-CoA dehydrogenase isoform X2, whose product MATQLRLCSALALVTGAGSGIGRAVSVRLAREGAAVAACDLDLAAAQETVQLLGGPGTDKGAPRGAHVAFQTDVSEAGAARSLLEQVQACFSRPPSVVVSCAGVTRDEFLLHMSEDDWDKVIAVNLKGTFLITQAAAQALVSSACHGSIINISSIVGKVGNMGQTNYSASKAGVIGLTQTVARELGRHGIRCNSVLPGFITTPMTQKLPQKVLDKVTAMIPMGHFGNPEDVADVVAFLASEDSGYITGASVEVTGGLFM is encoded by the exons ATGGCGACTCAGCTCCGGCTCTGTTCTGCGCTGGCCCTGGTCACAG GTGCGGGTAGCGGCATCGGCCGAGCCGTCAGCGTGCGCCTGGCCCGAGAGGGGGCCGCCGTGGCCGCTTGCGACCTGGACCTGGCAGCGGCACAGGAGACTGTGCAGCTGCTGGGCGGGCCAGGGACCGACAAGGGGGCGCCCCGCGGGGCCCACGTCGCCTTCCAGACTGACGTGTCTGAGGCCGGGGCCGCCAGGAGCCTGCTAGAACAAGTGCAG GCCTGCTTTTCTCGCCCGCCATCTGTCGTTGTGTCCTGTGCGGGTGTTACCAGGGATGAGTTTCTGCTCCACATGTCTGAGGATGACTGGGACAAAGTCATAGCTGTCAACCTCAAG gGCACCTTTCTAATCACTCAGGCAGCAGCCCAAGCCTTGGTGTCCAGTGCTTGTCACGGCTCCATCATCAACATCAGCAGCATCGTTGGGAAG GTGGGGAACATGGGCCAGACAAACTACTCCGCATCCAAGGCTGGAGTGATCGGGCTGACCCAGACTGTAGCCCGGGAGCTCGGACG ACATGGGATCCGCTGCAACTCTGTCCTTCCAGGGTTCATTACAACACCCATGACACAGAAACTGCCACAGAAAGTGCTGGACAAG GTGACGGCAATGATCCCCATGGGACATTTTGGGAACCCTGAGG ATGTGGCAGATGTGGTCGCATTCTTGGCATCTGAGGACAGTGGATACATCACCGGGGCCTCAGTGGAAGTCACTG GAGGTCTCTTCATGTAA
- the HSD17B8 gene encoding (3R)-3-hydroxyacyl-CoA dehydrogenase isoform X3: MATQLRLCSALALVTGAGSGIGRAVSVRLAREGAAVAACDLDLAAAQETVQLLGGPGTDKGAPRGAHVAFQTDVSEAGAARSLLEQVQACFSRPPSVVVSCAGVTRDEFLLHMSEDDWDKVIAVNLKGTFLITQAAAQALVSSACHGSIINISSIVGKVGNMGQTNYSASKAGVIGLTQTVARELGRHGIRCNSVLPGFITTPMTQKLPQKVLDKVTAMIPMGHFGNPEDVVAFLASEDSGYITGASVEVTGGLFM; the protein is encoded by the exons ATGGCGACTCAGCTCCGGCTCTGTTCTGCGCTGGCCCTGGTCACAG GTGCGGGTAGCGGCATCGGCCGAGCCGTCAGCGTGCGCCTGGCCCGAGAGGGGGCCGCCGTGGCCGCTTGCGACCTGGACCTGGCAGCGGCACAGGAGACTGTGCAGCTGCTGGGCGGGCCAGGGACCGACAAGGGGGCGCCCCGCGGGGCCCACGTCGCCTTCCAGACTGACGTGTCTGAGGCCGGGGCCGCCAGGAGCCTGCTAGAACAAGTGCAG GCCTGCTTTTCTCGCCCGCCATCTGTCGTTGTGTCCTGTGCGGGTGTTACCAGGGATGAGTTTCTGCTCCACATGTCTGAGGATGACTGGGACAAAGTCATAGCTGTCAACCTCAAG gGCACCTTTCTAATCACTCAGGCAGCAGCCCAAGCCTTGGTGTCCAGTGCTTGTCACGGCTCCATCATCAACATCAGCAGCATCGTTGGGAAG GTGGGGAACATGGGCCAGACAAACTACTCCGCATCCAAGGCTGGAGTGATCGGGCTGACCCAGACTGTAGCCCGGGAGCTCGGACG ACATGGGATCCGCTGCAACTCTGTCCTTCCAGGGTTCATTACAACACCCATGACACAGAAACTGCCACAGAAAGTGCTGGACAAG GTGACGGCAATGATCCCCATGGGACATTTTGGGAACCCTGAGG ATGTGGTCGCATTCTTGGCATCTGAGGACAGTGGATACATCACCGGGGCCTCAGTGGAAGTCACTG GAGGTCTCTTCATGTAA
- the HSD17B8 gene encoding (3R)-3-hydroxyacyl-CoA dehydrogenase isoform X1 — protein sequence MATQLRLCSALALVTGAGSGIGRAVSVRLAREGAAVAACDLDLAAAQETVQLLGGPGTDKGAPRGAHVAFQTDVSEAGAARSLLEQVQACFSRPPSVVVSCAGVTRDEFLLHMSEDDWDKVIAVNLKGTFLITQAAAQALVSSACHGSIINISSIVGKVGNMGQTNYSASKAGVIGLTQTVARELGRHGIRCNSVLPGFITTPMTQKLPQKVLDKMWQMWSHSWHLRTVDTSPGPQWKSLEVSSCNCLQDPGPAHPPPLCLASC from the exons ATGGCGACTCAGCTCCGGCTCTGTTCTGCGCTGGCCCTGGTCACAG GTGCGGGTAGCGGCATCGGCCGAGCCGTCAGCGTGCGCCTGGCCCGAGAGGGGGCCGCCGTGGCCGCTTGCGACCTGGACCTGGCAGCGGCACAGGAGACTGTGCAGCTGCTGGGCGGGCCAGGGACCGACAAGGGGGCGCCCCGCGGGGCCCACGTCGCCTTCCAGACTGACGTGTCTGAGGCCGGGGCCGCCAGGAGCCTGCTAGAACAAGTGCAG GCCTGCTTTTCTCGCCCGCCATCTGTCGTTGTGTCCTGTGCGGGTGTTACCAGGGATGAGTTTCTGCTCCACATGTCTGAGGATGACTGGGACAAAGTCATAGCTGTCAACCTCAAG gGCACCTTTCTAATCACTCAGGCAGCAGCCCAAGCCTTGGTGTCCAGTGCTTGTCACGGCTCCATCATCAACATCAGCAGCATCGTTGGGAAG GTGGGGAACATGGGCCAGACAAACTACTCCGCATCCAAGGCTGGAGTGATCGGGCTGACCCAGACTGTAGCCCGGGAGCTCGGACG ACATGGGATCCGCTGCAACTCTGTCCTTCCAGGGTTCATTACAACACCCATGACACAGAAACTGCCACAGAAAGTGCTGGACAAG ATGTGGCAGATGTGGTCGCATTCTTGGCATCTGAGGACAGTGGATACATCACCGGGGCCTCAGTGGAAGTCACTG GAGGTCTCTTCATGTAACTGCCTCCAGGACCCTGGACCGGCTCACCCCCCACCGCTCTGCCTGGCCTCCTGCTGA